CACTACCCCGGGGGGACATACCTGCACTACTCCGGGGGatatacctgcactaccaccgGGGGATATACCTGCTCTACCCTGGGGGATATACCTGCACTACCCCGGGGGGACATACCTGCACTACTCCGGGGGATATATCTGAGCTACCCCCGGGGGATATACCTGCACTACCCCAGGGGATATACCTGCACTACCCCAGGGGGATATACCTGCTCTACCCTGGGGGATATACCTGCACTACCCCGGGTATATATCTGCACTACTGCGGGAATATACCTGCACTACCCCGGGGATATATCTGCACTACCTCGGGGATATTCCTGCACTACTCCGGGGGATATACCTGCATTAGCCCTGGAGATATACCTGCACTAGCCTAGGGGATATACCTGCACTACCCCGGGGGACATACCTGCACTACTCTGGGGGATATATCTGCACTACCCCGGGGGATATACCTGCACTACCCCTGGGGATATACCTGCACTAGCTTAGGGGATATATCTGCACTACCCCGGGGGATATACCTGCACTACCCCAGGGGATATATCTGCACCCCCCCATGGGATATACCTGCACTACCCCCGGGGGATATACCTGCACTACCCCGGGGGATATATCTGCACTACACCGGGGGATATACCTGCACTACCCCGGGGGATATATCTGCACTTCTCCGGGGTATATACCTGCACTACCCCCGGGGGATATACCTGCACTACCCCCGGGGGATATACCTGCACTACCCCGGGAGATATATCTGCACTACCCCCGAGGGATATACCTGCACAACCCCCGGGGGATATACCTGCACTACCCCCAGGAGATATACCTGCACTACCCCGGGGGATATACCTGCACTACCCCCGGGGGATATACCTGCACTACCCCCGAGGGATATACCTGCACTTCCCCGGGGGATATACCTGCACCTCCCCGGGGGATATACCTGCACTACCCCCGGGGGATATACCTGCACTACCCCTGGGGCTATACCTGCACTACCCTGGGGGGATATATCTGCGCTACCCCCGGGGGATATACTTGCACTACCCCCAGGAGATATACCTGCACTACCCCTGGGGATATACCTGCACTACCCTGGGGGGATATATCTGCTCTATCCCCGGGGGATATACCTGCACTACCCCGAGGGATATACCTGCACTACCCCCGGGGGATATATCTGCACTACCCCCTGGGGATATACCCGCACTACCCCCGGGGGATATACCTGCACTAGCCTATAAGGATATACCTGCACCTCCCCGGGGGACATACCAGTACTACCCAGGGGGATATATCTACACTACCCCGGGGGATATACCTGCACTACCCCGGGGGATATACCTGCACTACCCCCGGGGGACATACCTGCACTACCCAGGGGGATATACCTGCACTACCCCCGAGGGATATACCTGCACTTCCCCGGGGATATACCTGCACCTCCCCGGGGGATATACCTGCACTACCCCCGGGTGATATACATGCACTACCCCTGGGGGTATACCTGCACTACCCTGGGGGGATATATCTGCGCTACTCCCGGGGGATATACCTGCACTACCCCCGGGGGATATACCCGCACTACCCCCGGGGGATATATCTGCACCACCCCCGGGGGATATACCCGCACTACCCCCGGGGGATATACCTGCACTAGCCTATAAGGATATACCTGCACTACCCCGGGGGACATACCAGTACTACCCAGGGGGATATATCTACACTACCCTGGGGGATATACCTGCACTACCCCGGGGGATATACCTGCACTACCCCCGGGGACATACCTGCACTACCCAGGGGGATATACCTGCACTACCCCCGGGGGACATACCTGCACTACCCCGGGGGATATACCTGCACTACCCCCGGGGGACATACCTGCACTACCCCGGGGGATATATCTGAAAGAACCTGGGGATATATCTGCACTACCCCCGGGGGATATACCTGCACTACCCCGGGGGATATATCTGCAAGAACCTGGGGATATATCTGCAAGAACCTGGGGATATATCTGCACTACCCCGGGGATATATCTGCACTACCCCGGGGATATATCTGCACTACCCCGGGAATATACCTGCACTACCCCCGGGGGACATACCTGCACTACCCAGGGGGATATATCTGTAAGAACCTGGGGATATATCTGCACTACCCCCGGGGGATATACCTGCACTACCCCTGGTGGATATATCTGCACAATCCCCGGGGGATGTACCTGCACTACCCCTGGTGGATTTATCTGCACTACCCCCGGGGGATATACCAGCACTACCCCCGAGGGATATACCTGCACTACCCCTGGTGGATATATCTGCACTACCCCCGGGGGATATACCTGCACTACCCCGGGAATATATCTGCACTACCCCGGGTATATATCAGCACTACCCCGGGAATATACCTGCACTACCCCGTGGAAATATCTGCACTACCCCGGGGATATACCTGCACTACCCCGGGGAAATATCTGCACTACCCTGGGAATATACCTGCACTCCCCCCGATGGTTATCTGCACTACCCCGGGGATATACCTACACTACCCTGGGGGATATACCTACACTACCCTGGGGGATATACCTGCACTACCCCGGGGATATACCTTCACTACCCCGGGGGATATATCTGCACCACCCCGGGGATATATCTGCACTTCCCCGGAGATAGACTTGCACTACCCCGGGGGATATATCTGCACTTCCCCGGAGATACACTTGCACTACCCCGGGGGATATACCTGCACTACCCCGGGGGATATCTGCACTACCCCGGGGATATACCTGCACTACCCCGGGGGATATATCTGCACTACCCCGGGGATATACCTGCACTACCCTGGGGAATATATCTGCACTACCCCGGGGATATACCTGCACTATCCCTGGGGAAATATCTGCACTACCCCGGGAAAGTACCTGCACTCCCCCGGGGGATATATCTGCACTACCCCGTTGATATTCCTGCACTACCCCGGGGGATATACCTGCACTACCCCGGGGGATATATCTGCACTACCCGGGAAATATACCTACACTACCCCGGGAATATTCCTGCACTCCCCGGGGGATATATCTGCACTACCCCGGGGATATACCTGCATTACCCCAGGGGATATACCTGCACTTCCCTGGGGGATATTCTTGCACTACCCCGGGGATATATCTGCACTACCCAGGGGATATACCTGCACTACCCTGGGTGATATACCTGCACTACCCCGGGGGATATATCTGCACTTCCCCAGGGATATACCTGCACTACCCCGGGGGATATATCTGCAATCTTCACTACCCTGGGGGATACATGCACTACCCTAGTGTGAGGTACAGCAATAATTCATATCATTTATTAGGACGAAACACTCTGTGTATGTTAAAAACATACGAGGTTTCTCGTCAAATTTATAATACATTGTTTCTCTTGtctcactgtatatatatatatatatatatatatatatatatatatatatatatatatatatatatatatatatatatatatatatatatatatatatatatatatatatatatatatatatatatatatgcgaacaagcctgaatggtccccaggactatatgcgaatgaaaactcaaacgtgatggtcaagcggattaaggcgccctgtagttaccagttgcgttgcttctgggagtatgggttcgagtcacttctggggtgtgagctttcattcgcatatagtcctggggaccattcaggcttgttcgcatttgtgttcctcacgtgtgccccaaagaatgaggtgatttggtgaaatgctatgcccaagattaccatccgagttgccgtcggggaagtggctcaaatagcctcggctatcacttccttttgacggccgtgatggtcaagcggattaaggcgccctgtaattaccagttgcgttgcttctgggagtatgggttcgagtcacttctggggtgtgagttttcattcatatatatatatatatatatatatatatatatatatatatatatatatatatatatatatatatatatatatatatatatatatatatatatatatatatgtcgtacctagtagccagaacgcacttctctgcctactatgcagggcccgatttgcctaataagccaagttttcctgaattaatatattttctctaatttttttcttatgaaatgataaagctacccatttcattgtgtttgaggtcatttttttttattggagttaaaattaacgtagatatatgaccgaacctaacctaacctaacctatctttataggttaggttaggttaggtagccgaaaaagttaggttaggttaggttaggtaggttaggtagtcgaaaaacatttaattcgtgaaaacttggcttattaggcaaatcgggccttgcatagtaggcagagaagtgcgttctggctactaggtatgacatatatatatatatatatatatatatatatatatatatatatatatatatatatatatatatatatatatatatatatatattattaaatatgaccgaaaaagtaagattaataattctaacacgaattttctcaatctttcgtacatttctattcactgttggtggtaattcaaaaatcaattctccaaaattcatttttatttctagtctgacgcgacacttgagcgcgtttcgtaaaacttattacattttcaaagactttagtttaaacatacacaactgaatagaacttacacatctccgatttgtttatatctacatttgagtgaggtggatggggtgaggtggtattaatagggtattaatttcatcaacacaagacagaacacgaaataatgggtattgaatagaagtgattgtagaaagcctattggtccatatttcttgatgcttctatattggagcggagtcttgaggtgggtagaacatagttgtgcattaattggctgttgattgctggtgttgacttcttaatgtgtagtgcctcgctaacgtcaagccgcctgctatcgctgtatctatcaatgatttctgtgttgtttactaggatttctctggcgatggtttggttgtgggaagagattatatgttccttaatggagccctgttgcttatgcatcgttaaacgcctagaaagagatgttgttgtcttgcctatatactgtttttttttggagcttacagtccccaagagggcatttgaaggcatagacgacgttggtctcttttaaagcgttctgttttgtgtctggagagtttctcatgagtaggctggcagtttttctggttttatagtaaatcgtcagttgtatcctctgatttttgtctgtagggataacgtttctattaacaatatctttcaggaccctttcctccgttttatgagctgtggaaaagaagttcctgtaaaatagtctaatagggggtataggtgctgtgttggttgtctcttcagaggttgcatggcgtttcactttccttcttatgatgtcttcgacgaaaccattggagaagccgttgttgactaggacctgccttaccctacagagttcttcgtcgacttgcttccattctgagctgtggctgagagcacggtcgacatatgcgttaacaacactcctcttgaacCTATCTGGTTAGGTTCAagagcttttggcatttaggcacattcctatgttcgtttccttagtgtagactgcagtgtggaaacctccgctcttttccatgactgttacatctagaaagggcagcttcccatccttttccatctcgtaagtgaaacgcagcacggaactccgctcaaatgcctccttcagctcctgcagatggctgacatcaggtacctgtgtaaaaatgtcgtcaacatacctgcagtatatggccggtttcaagttcatgtcgactaagactttttgctcgatggtacccatgtagaagtttgcaaacaggacacctaggggagatcccatggcgaccccatctacttgcttatacatgtgcccatccgggctcaagaagggtgcctctttagtacaagcttggagtagtttccttaggatattttctgttatgtcaagaggagtacaggctggatcacgatacactctgtcggctatcatcccgattttctcgtccactggtacgttggtgaacagcgattctacgtccaacgaggctcttattcctgtggcccgtgtgccccgcagtaagtcaacaaattcctttggcgacttcaggctgaaggtgcaaggaacataaggagtcagcaggccgttgagtcgcttcgctagtctgtacgtgggtgtgagtatctggctaatgattggccgaagtgggtttccaggcttgtgtgtcttgacatttccatacgcatatccaggtttatattccccaataatctttggcaggtggagtcctgatttcttggcgttcacagtttcgattagtttgttgacctttgctttcatttcggctgtagtgtccttcgttaccctttggaatttcgtttggtcagagagtatgaggttcattttcgccagatattcgtcttttttaagaatgacgtatattggcgacttgtcacctctcctgacaactatctccttgttctcacgaaggcttttggctgccgctttgagctcgggggacagtatggtgcttctgtaattgcctcgaatctttcctccttccgcaataagttctgcttgtaaggtatctttggtagtgaccttcttttgtgtctcgaggtcgaatatgtcgtccaacagaatttccaactccactttccgggccatctcactcggtctggacataacgtgacagtttatgcccagatttaggagagtgacttggtcctcagtgaggttaattcctgcaaggttcaggaagccatctcttggtcgtggaattgccataggtcctccatataacgttgttagtttcttgataatccttgtttcagtgctgaggtgatgtcggtctgtgaggatgtcgaggtgttgttcaatgcgggtacggatactttcgtcgatgttgctatttctccactcgttcgtagcatgaagtagttgcgttttgttgtctttgatttcattctctgccttgtatatctgatcacgaatcagatcctggcgataatttatcgtgaaggcttgattccttgctgctgggtcgtgcgttttaatattagtatattttggtagcagtctttcctgtagacatatattattaaatttgaccgaaaaagtaagattaataattctaacacgaattttctcaatcttttgtacatttcttttcactgttggtggtaattcaaaaatcaattctccaaaattcatttttatttctagtctgacgcgacacttgagcgcgtttcgtaaaacttattacattttcaaagactttagtttaaacatacacaactgaatagaacttacacatctccgatttgtttatatctacatttgagtgaggtggatggggtgaggtggtatttaataaggtattaatttcatcaacacaagacagagcccaaaacaatgggtattgaatagaagtgattgtagaaagcctattggtccatatttcttgatgcttctatacacATTTGAAGGCCGGGAAGAAGCAGGAAAGTGAGGCACAGAGTAGAAAGGAAAATGAGGTGGTAGttgccactgaaaaggaagataaaggtagtgacgGTGAAAGTGATGCgggtgaactgaatataagttttctGTCAAAATGCGCACCTTAGAAATAGatcgtgagatagagtggaagaaattaCAAATAGAACGGGAAATGAAAGAGAAGGAAATgaaaatgaaagaaaaggaaatagagaaggaaatggaaatgaaacgtttggaattacaagaaaaggagaaggaaagactCTACGAGTTGGAAGTGCTACGAATAGGTGGTCGGAGGAAAATAACGGAAgcaagtagtttcgatccggtaagaaatataaagatggtcccaaaattcaacgaaaaggaagtttcgaagttcttcgctgccttcgagaaggttgctgcctctttggattggccaagggagaattgggccatcatggtacaatccgtcttgactgggaaggcccaaattgcctactccacgttgtcccttgatgactccagtgattacgacaaggtgaagaaggtagtgctcatggcttatcagttggtacctgaggcttaatggcagaagttcaggaacctgaagaagaccccGGAGCACACGTTCACAGAGTTCGCGAACATCAAAGAACGgctttttcaggagtggtgtgTATCTCGAAAGGTGAAAACGAAAGAAGGACTCGAGCAGCTCGTTTTATTGGAGGACTTTAAGgaatgtctgtctggagatctgaagacataCCTAATCTCTAATAAGatctaagatctaatctctgaataaaacgcaaaaaacgacttgattgtaacctatccaccgctgcccattggatggaggGTTGggagttatgtgtaggataaacatatcaattgtgatacTAGCCCTCcatacatgtcagttgcttaaattataaactgtacttgtggtcggtctcgagcccattgttgctgtgacgatgtgcattgacttttgtaactagctcatcaagattgtaacttgcttggctatatgaattgtggggctcagtccctgagcccattatatgtctctctaacactccactatcgcccataggatgggtatggggtgcataataaatgaactgaaacgctttgcgtaatagtggctttaggcattgtatgtactagccctatctataaatccatcactctttgtaaaatctcttgtatgtatgtaccttacctaaataaacatttgatttgattttgatttgaactaaactaaactctgccttttttataacatatacaattataagctttatttgtgaatctcaattaattaaacaatatatcacagagcctgtagggttcggtgagatgagcgaagagagttagtttagttcatttattatgcaccccatacccatcttgtgggcggtagtggaaagggctacagaggcacataatgggctcagggactgaaccccacaattcatttagctaagcaagttacaatcttgatgagctagttacaaaattcaatataagtcatcacatcaacaatgggttcgagatcgacctcaagtacaggttctaaattaagcaactgacatatgtggagagctagtgt
This genomic window from Procambarus clarkii isolate CNS0578487 chromosome 1, FALCON_Pclarkii_2.0, whole genome shotgun sequence contains:
- the LOC123751458 gene encoding uncharacterized protein, which encodes MLWIPSHTGLQEHDKVDALDKAAVNKDSIERNLELSNRSLKSVIRRELLDGFEESRRVQTGIGDISAPPHGIYLHYPRGIYLHYPGGYICTTPGDIPALPRGIYLHFSGVYTCTTPGGYTCTTPGGYTCTTPGDISALPPRDIPAQPPGDIPALPPGDIPALPRGIYLHYPRGIYLHYPRGIYLHFPGGYTCTSPGDIPALPPGDIPALPLGLYLHYPGGIYLRYPRGIYLHYPQEIYLHYPWGYTCTTLGGYICSIPGGYTCTTPRDIPALPPGDISALPPGDIPALPPGDIPALAYKDIPAPPRGTYQYYPGGYIYTTPGDIPALPRGIYLHYPRGTYLHYPGGYTCTTPEGYTCTSPGIYLHLPGGYTCTTPG